The following are encoded together in the Hemicordylus capensis ecotype Gifberg chromosome 4, rHemCap1.1.pri, whole genome shotgun sequence genome:
- the POLR2K gene encoding DNA-directed RNA polymerases I, II, and III subunit RPABC4 — protein MDTQKDAPPPKQQPMIYICGECHTENEIKARDPIRCRECGYRIMYKKRTKRLVVFDAR, from the exons ATGGACACCCAAAAAGATGCACCACCTCCCAAACAGCAGCCTATGATATACATCTGTGGAG AATGTCAcacagaaaatgaaataaaagcaaGAGATCCCATCAGATGCAGAGAATGTGGTTACAGAATAATGtacaagaaaagaacaaaaagat TGGTTGTGTTTGATGCCCGATGA